A genomic stretch from Campylobacter concisus includes:
- a CDS encoding M28 family peptidase: MSNSEILKKFETLSAIPHCSYETDKMRDFLADFAKDKGCEVTVDNFGNIHAFKGKPKICLQSHYDMVCMGDAPNIEIVYGDDGYMRAKNSSLGADNGIGVAIMMQMISEFDDIECLFTNNEEVGMIGATGFKGELKADKLLNLDSEEDDRVTIGCAGGVNLFATIALNSKKTKGNTLYEVKVSGLPGGHSGNEIHKNIPNAIKVLAAFVTKNGCKLVKFEGGERSNSIPSGATALVLSDKELKSECENLSVKKLGMGEEILENGEKILALINSFSQGVRAYNCELGIPQDSVNLSLAKIKDDGILEVEFFARSMSKDGLNRMEFEISELAKALGFSVIAKDRNPAWKPINDKFANDILEELKIYKPNARITAVHAGLECGVLLEKKAGLSACSIGPNIHSPHSTRECCEVESTLFIEKVVRGIVKKYNS, translated from the coding sequence ATGTCAAATAGTGAAATTTTAAAGAAATTTGAGACACTTTCTGCGATACCGCACTGCAGTTATGAGACCGATAAGATGCGTGATTTTTTAGCTGATTTTGCAAAAGATAAGGGCTGTGAGGTTACAGTCGATAACTTTGGCAACATTCATGCGTTTAAAGGTAAGCCAAAAATTTGCTTGCAAAGCCACTACGATATGGTCTGCATGGGTGATGCTCCAAATATTGAGATAGTTTATGGCGATGATGGCTACATGAGAGCTAAAAACTCATCTCTTGGCGCAGATAATGGCATCGGCGTAGCTATCATGATGCAGATGATAAGCGAATTTGACGACATAGAGTGTCTCTTTACAAACAATGAAGAAGTCGGCATGATCGGAGCTACTGGCTTTAAGGGTGAGTTAAAAGCCGATAAGCTTTTAAATTTAGACAGCGAAGAGGACGATAGAGTCACTATCGGCTGTGCTGGCGGTGTAAATTTATTTGCCACTATCGCACTAAATAGTAAAAAAACAAAAGGGAACACGCTTTATGAAGTAAAAGTAAGCGGACTGCCTGGCGGACACTCTGGCAATGAGATACACAAAAATATCCCAAATGCAATCAAGGTTTTGGCGGCATTTGTGACTAAAAATGGCTGCAAGCTTGTTAAATTTGAAGGTGGCGAGCGAAGCAACTCTATCCCAAGTGGCGCAACAGCTCTTGTGCTAAGCGACAAAGAGCTAAAAAGCGAGTGTGAAAATTTAAGTGTGAAAAAGCTTGGCATGGGTGAAGAAATTTTAGAAAATGGCGAGAAAATTTTAGCTCTTATTAACTCATTTTCTCAAGGCGTAAGAGCCTATAACTGCGAGCTAGGCATACCACAAGATAGTGTCAATCTCTCACTTGCAAAGATCAAAGATGATGGCATACTTGAAGTGGAGTTTTTCGCTAGGTCTATGAGCAAAGACGGGCTAAATAGGATGGAATTTGAAATTTCAGAGCTTGCAAAAGCACTTGGCTTTAGCGTCATTGCAAAAGATAGAAACCCTGCTTGGAAGCCTATAAATGATAAATTTGCAAACGATATCTTAGAAGAGCTAAAAATTTATAAGCCAAATGCAAGGATAACAGCCGTTCACGCTGGTTTAGAGTGCGGCGTGCTTTTAGAGAAAAAAGCGGGTCTTAGCGCTTGCTCAATAGGACCAAACATCCACTCACCTCACTCAACAAGAGAATGCTGCGAAGTTGAATCTACACTTTTTATAGAAAAAGTAGTTCGCGGTATCGTTAAAAAATACAACTCATAA
- a CDS encoding dihydroorotase, whose protein sequence is MKIAIINGTIVNSDEKFKANILIENGKIAKIGSEKFEADKVIDATNKLVMPGLIDMHVHFRDPGQEYKDDIISGSQAAVAGGVTTCLCMANTNPVNDNASITRAMIEKAKNCGLIDLLPIAAISKGLGGNEIVEMGDLIEAGAVAFSDDGLPVTSSSVMRAALEYSSMFGSFCISHSEDCSLCRQGVMHEGKVSAILGLRGMAREKEEIAVSRDMLLAKLTKAHIHIAHVSSEYSLKIIEMGKKEGINITCEATPHHFSFSDDEILKNAYDTNFKMSPPLREISDVKAVREALKSGLIDVIATDHAPHHTDEKIVEFDKAPFGIIGLQTLVPLTLKLVNEGVISLERMVELTSTNAAKMLNLKDKGKLAEGMLADIAVIDPEIEYVYDEKINRSKSINSPLFGKKLKGAATTTIKSGKIVYEFGK, encoded by the coding sequence ATGAAAATAGCAATAATTAACGGCACTATCGTAAATAGCGACGAGAAATTTAAGGCAAATATCCTAATAGAAAACGGCAAAATAGCCAAAATCGGAAGTGAGAAATTTGAGGCTGATAAGGTCATCGACGCTACAAACAAGCTAGTCATGCCAGGACTTATCGATATGCACGTGCACTTTCGCGATCCTGGTCAAGAGTACAAAGACGACATCATCTCAGGCTCGCAGGCAGCCGTAGCTGGAGGAGTGACCACCTGCCTTTGCATGGCTAACACAAACCCAGTAAATGACAACGCCTCAATCACAAGGGCAATGATAGAAAAGGCTAAAAACTGCGGACTGATCGATCTTTTGCCAATAGCAGCCATCAGCAAAGGACTTGGTGGCAATGAGATCGTTGAAATGGGCGATCTTATAGAGGCTGGAGCAGTTGCATTTAGTGACGATGGCCTACCAGTGACTAGCTCAAGCGTGATGAGAGCGGCACTTGAGTATTCAAGCATGTTTGGTAGCTTTTGTATAAGCCACTCAGAGGATTGCTCGCTTTGCAGGCAGGGCGTCATGCACGAGGGCAAGGTCTCGGCGATCCTTGGCCTTCGTGGCATGGCAAGGGAGAAAGAGGAGATCGCAGTGAGCCGTGATATGCTACTTGCAAAGCTTACTAAAGCGCACATCCACATCGCTCACGTAAGCTCGGAGTACTCGCTAAAGATCATCGAAATGGGCAAAAAAGAGGGCATAAACATCACTTGCGAGGCCACACCACACCATTTTAGTTTTAGCGATGATGAAATTTTGAAAAATGCTTACGATACAAATTTCAAAATGTCACCGCCACTTCGTGAGATAAGCGACGTAAAAGCTGTGAGAGAGGCGCTAAAAAGTGGCCTCATAGACGTCATCGCAACCGATCATGCACCGCACCACACAGATGAAAAGATAGTGGAATTTGACAAGGCGCCATTTGGTATCATCGGACTTCAAACCCTTGTGCCACTCACTCTTAAGCTCGTAAATGAGGGCGTTATAAGCTTAGAGCGCATGGTGGAGCTAACATCGACAAATGCAGCCAAGATGCTAAATTTAAAAGACAAGGGTAAGCTCGCAGAGGGCATGCTGGCTGACATTGCAGTGATCGATCCTGAGATTGAGTACGTTTATGATGAAAAGATAAACCGCTCAAAATCTATAAATTCTCCACTCTTTGGTAAAAAACTAAAAGGCGCAGCGACCACCACGATAAAAAGTGGCAAGATCGTTTATGAGTTTGGAAAATAA
- a CDS encoding aspartate carbamoyltransferase catalytic subunit, giving the protein MGYKHKDLIGTRELSKEEILYFLEAAKEFKELNLSQVKKNDYLRGKTTINAFYENSTRTRTSFEIAAKRLGADTINFSSSSSSVTKGESLNDTMNNMAAMRSDIIVLRHPSSGAAKFAADRTEASVVNAGDGTNEHPSQALLDLFTLREHGKILDKNLNVAIIGDIARSRVARSDIWAMKKFGINLKLFAPRMMMPKDAEVFESQICKNMEEACEGSDVIIMLRIQLERGGADVAFPSSREYSKFFGLNKNRIKLAKPDAIVLHPGPINRGVELNSDVADGTHSVILNQVENGVAIRMAILNTLAKNRG; this is encoded by the coding sequence ATGGGCTACAAACATAAAGATTTGATAGGAACTAGAGAGCTTAGCAAGGAAGAAATTTTATATTTTCTAGAGGCGGCGAAAGAGTTTAAGGAGCTAAATTTAAGCCAAGTGAAAAAAAATGACTACCTTCGTGGAAAGACCACGATCAACGCATTTTATGAAAACTCGACAAGAACTAGAACATCCTTTGAGATCGCAGCAAAGAGACTTGGGGCTGATACGATAAATTTCAGCTCATCAAGCTCGAGTGTGACAAAGGGCGAGAGCCTAAATGACACGATGAACAACATGGCTGCTATGAGAAGTGACATCATCGTGCTTCGTCATCCAAGCTCTGGAGCTGCGAAATTTGCAGCTGATAGGACAGAGGCTAGCGTCGTAAACGCAGGGGACGGTACAAATGAGCATCCAAGCCAAGCTCTGCTTGATCTTTTCACACTAAGAGAGCATGGCAAAATTTTAGATAAAAATTTAAACGTGGCGATCATCGGCGATATCGCTAGAAGCCGCGTGGCAAGGTCTGACATCTGGGCGATGAAGAAATTTGGCATAAATTTAAAGCTCTTTGCGCCAAGGATGATGATGCCAAAAGATGCTGAGGTCTTTGAGTCTCAAATTTGCAAAAATATGGAAGAAGCCTGCGAGGGCAGTGATGTCATCATCATGCTTCGCATCCAGCTAGAGCGCGGCGGTGCAGACGTGGCATTTCCGAGCTCGAGGGAGTACTCAAAATTCTTTGGACTAAATAAAAATAGGATAAAGCTAGCAAAACCCGACGCGATCGTACTGCATCCAGGACCGATAAATAGGGGTGTAGAGCTAAACTCTGACGTGGCTGATGGCACGCACTCAGTCATACTAAATCAAGTTGAAAACGGCGTTGCTATAAGAATGGCGATACTAAATACGCTTGCAAAAAATAGGGGCTAA
- a CDS encoding tetratricopeptide repeat protein — MKKILVLVAAVFALNAMANENLDKANELYAKKNFNEAYLYFNKACGEGEKKACTMNAIMLFNGDGVAKDRVQAEKIFTKMCDENEGMACEKLGEMIAYGLIKDKDGNEAKNEEKAKALFKKACDNGYQPACDFVTK; from the coding sequence ATGAAGAAAATTTTAGTTTTAGTGGCAGCAGTTTTTGCGTTAAATGCTATGGCAAATGAAAATTTAGACAAAGCAAACGAGCTTTATGCAAAGAAAAATTTCAATGAAGCTTATCTTTATTTCAACAAGGCTTGCGGAGAGGGCGAGAAAAAAGCTTGCACGATGAATGCGATCATGCTATTTAACGGCGACGGTGTAGCAAAAGATAGAGTTCAGGCTGAGAAAATTTTTACAAAAATGTGTGACGAAAACGAGGGTATGGCTTGCGAAAAACTAGGCGAAATGATCGCTTATGGCCTAATAAAAGATAAAGATGGAAATGAAGCAAAGAACGAAGAAAAAGCAAAAGCTTTATTTAAAAAAGCTTGTGATAACGGCTACCAACCAGCTTGCGACTTTGTGACAAAATAA
- a CDS encoding DHH family phosphoesterase: MKIYHLSHTDLDGYGAQYITNFYFKDVKFLNSNYGREIDDKFAQILAEIDASNDDKNIILITDLNLTLAQCESFTEMIEGKNIKLFLLDHHQSGAECASAYPWYFLDSSRCATKITYDFFAGIFGKNKELEIFSDVVNAVDIWLKDDKNFEMGKVCLGLVANAKEINKVMFEAENNLYMDHLLKEASKFFNERNDYIGLDMQVHAIKKSFFKEDKDDTLSNLISNYVVKKLSENKEKFSINYKDHKGILTYNIGNVSVIGNDFLVANPEFDFFIDVTNKKTLSFRANGKLDVSAMAKHLVGGGGHVNASGGLFANFKDSFSYEPIKAQIVDLITKKTQEDI, translated from the coding sequence ATGAAAATTTATCACCTCTCGCACACCGATCTTGACGGATACGGCGCGCAATACATAACAAATTTTTACTTCAAAGATGTGAAATTTTTAAACTCAAATTACGGCAGAGAGATAGATGATAAATTTGCTCAAATTTTAGCTGAGATAGATGCCTCAAACGATGATAAAAACATCATTTTGATTACTGATCTAAATTTAACTCTAGCTCAGTGCGAGAGTTTTACTGAGATGATAGAAGGTAAAAATATAAAGCTATTTTTGCTTGATCATCACCAAAGCGGTGCAGAGTGTGCAAGCGCCTATCCGTGGTATTTTTTGGATAGTTCAAGGTGCGCTACAAAGATCACTTATGACTTTTTTGCAGGAATTTTTGGTAAAAATAAAGAGCTTGAAATTTTTAGTGACGTCGTAAATGCCGTAGATATCTGGCTAAAAGATGATAAAAATTTTGAGATGGGAAAGGTCTGCTTGGGGCTTGTTGCAAATGCTAAAGAGATAAATAAAGTGATGTTTGAAGCTGAAAATAACCTCTATATGGATCATCTTTTAAAAGAAGCTAGCAAATTTTTTAACGAGAGAAACGACTATATCGGGCTTGATATGCAGGTACATGCGATTAAGAAGTCGTTTTTCAAAGAGGACAAAGACGATACGTTAAGTAATCTAATCTCAAACTACGTCGTAAAAAAACTTAGTGAAAATAAAGAGAAATTTAGCATAAACTATAAAGATCATAAAGGAATTTTAACCTACAATATCGGCAACGTTTCGGTTATTGGCAACGACTTTTTAGTGGCAAATCCTGAATTTGACTTCTTTATCGATGTAACAAACAAAAAAACGCTAAGTTTTCGTGCAAATGGCAAGCTTGACGTTAGCGCCATGGCAAAGCACCTAGTTGGCGGTGGCGGACACGTGAACGCAAGCGGTGGATTATTTGCAAATTTTAAAGATAGCTTTAGCTATGAGCCGATTAAAGCCCAGATAGTAGATCTAATAACCAAAAAAACACAGGAGGATATATGA
- the flhA gene encoding flagellar biosynthesis protein FlhA, with translation MAKQKNNILTLIAPFIAPIVKFKSLSIVGIIVAILAIIIVPLPSAVLDFFLALSISISVLIILISIYVPKPTDLSTFPTLILIITLFRLSLNIATTRMILSEGHNGPEAVSEIISSFGNFVVGGNFVIGTIVFCILVLINFMVVTKGSTRVSEVQARFTLDAMPGKQMAIDADLNAGLIDEKTARERRQAIIGEANFYGAMDGSSKFIKGDAVAGIIITIINIIGGFAIGSFQHGLDMATSAQYYTILTIGDGLVSQIPGLITSTATAIIITRASKDDEDFAEGTLNQLLGDYKTLLIVGFILFMFALVPGLPTLSLGFIAVLFLGLGYIIKQTKDGGLNLSLASKDKTASKKAGAATQSGAGAAASSATTKVPKKSDEEIAREEETKINDILKLEILELDLGYGLLKLADVDLIERIRAMRRNIASSLGFLMPKIRIRDNLQLPPNEYRFKLKGIVIGQGEIYADKFLAMDSGLVSEDIEGIPTKEPAFGLDALWIDASVKEDAILSGYTIVDPASVISTHMSELIKQNAAELLTRQETQNLLDKLKIDYPVVVEDTLRIAPINLIQKVLKALLKDNIPIKDLLSILESISDIAEVSKNLDMIIEHVRAALSRVITSLYVDEKGQLNFYILDSTAQQKLMDAVQYKDGAYHLMINVAQTSSIVQALRHEKEKRPMSQHGEMVLCVEPSLRKFIANICANFAIDIVVLSFAEISANTPFETVGVIEIENL, from the coding sequence TTGGCAAAGCAAAAAAATAATATCTTAACTCTTATTGCACCGTTTATTGCGCCAATTGTTAAGTTTAAAAGTCTTAGTATCGTTGGTATCATTGTTGCCATCCTTGCTATCATCATTGTACCGCTTCCAAGCGCGGTGCTTGACTTTTTCCTGGCACTTTCGATCTCGATTTCTGTGCTTATAATCTTAATTTCGATTTATGTGCCAAAACCAACCGATCTTAGTACATTTCCGACGCTCATTCTCATCATCACGCTTTTTCGTCTCTCGCTAAACATAGCAACCACACGTATGATTTTAAGTGAAGGTCACAACGGCCCAGAAGCGGTCAGTGAGATCATCTCAAGCTTTGGAAATTTTGTCGTTGGTGGCAACTTCGTCATCGGCACCATCGTATTTTGTATCTTGGTGCTCATAAATTTCATGGTCGTAACAAAGGGCTCAACCCGTGTGAGCGAGGTGCAAGCTCGTTTTACACTTGATGCGATGCCAGGTAAGCAAATGGCGATAGATGCGGATTTAAACGCAGGTTTGATTGACGAAAAAACAGCGCGTGAAAGACGTCAAGCCATCATCGGCGAGGCAAATTTCTACGGCGCGATGGATGGTTCGTCTAAATTTATAAAAGGTGACGCCGTAGCTGGCATCATCATCACTATCATCAACATCATCGGTGGCTTTGCTATCGGCTCGTTTCAGCACGGCCTTGATATGGCGACATCGGCTCAGTATTATACGATCCTAACTATCGGTGATGGCCTTGTGAGCCAGATCCCAGGACTTATCACATCAACAGCGACTGCTATCATTATCACAAGGGCTAGCAAGGACGATGAGGATTTTGCAGAAGGCACATTAAATCAGCTCTTAGGGGATTATAAAACCTTGTTGATAGTGGGCTTCATACTATTTATGTTTGCCCTTGTCCCTGGACTTCCAACTCTTTCTCTTGGCTTTATTGCAGTGCTATTTTTGGGACTTGGCTACATCATCAAGCAGACCAAAGATGGCGGGCTAAATTTAAGCCTTGCGTCAAAAGATAAAACAGCTTCTAAAAAAGCTGGAGCCGCTACGCAAAGTGGGGCAGGGGCAGCTGCTAGTAGTGCCACTACTAAGGTGCCAAAGAAGAGCGATGAAGAGATCGCAAGAGAAGAAGAGACGAAGATAAATGATATCTTGAAGCTTGAAATTTTAGAGCTCGACCTTGGATATGGCCTACTAAAGCTAGCTGATGTGGATCTCATTGAGAGGATTCGTGCTATGAGGCGAAATATCGCTTCAAGTCTTGGCTTTTTGATGCCAAAGATAAGAATTCGTGACAACCTTCAACTACCGCCAAACGAGTACCGCTTTAAGCTAAAAGGTATCGTGATCGGTCAGGGTGAAATTTATGCGGATAAATTTCTAGCGATGGATAGTGGACTAGTTAGCGAAGATATCGAGGGGATTCCGACAAAAGAGCCAGCTTTTGGGCTGGACGCACTCTGGATCGATGCTAGCGTCAAAGAGGACGCCATACTTAGCGGCTACACGATAGTTGATCCTGCAAGCGTCATATCAACGCATATGAGTGAGCTTATCAAGCAAAATGCAGCTGAGCTTCTAACTCGCCAAGAGACGCAAAATTTATTAGACAAACTAAAGATCGACTACCCAGTTGTAGTCGAGGATACGCTAAGGATCGCACCTATAAATTTGATCCAAAAGGTTTTAAAAGCGCTGCTTAAAGACAATATACCGATCAAAGACCTACTTAGTATACTTGAATCAATTAGCGACATCGCCGAGGTTAGCAAAAACTTAGATATGATCATCGAGCACGTGCGCGCAGCGCTCTCACGTGTCATCACTTCGCTTTATGTCGATGAGAAAGGTCAGCTAAATTTTTACATTTTAGATAGTACTGCACAGCAAAAGCTTATGGACGCGGTGCAGTATAAAGACGGTGCGTATCACCTGATGATAAATGTAGCTCAAACTTCATCGATCGTTCAGGCTCTAAGACATGAAAAAGAGAAACGTCCGATGAGTCAGCACGGCGAAATGGTGCTTTGCGTGGAGCCAAGCCTAAGAAAATTTATAGCAAATATCTGCGCAAATTTTGCCATCGATATAGTGGTGCTAAGCTTTGCTGAGATCTCGGCAAATACGCCATTTGAAACGGTTGGCGTCATAGAAATAGAAAATTTATAA
- a CDS encoding RrF2 family transcriptional regulator → MLFTKASEYALLSLILISQKSSPVDVDTISNELKISKSFLAKILQNLAKDGILKSFKGANGGFALNNEPENLSIKKIIECAEKRELNVFECSSSADGCPSNKASSCQIWSMFSGLQSKIDEMLDAIKLSDIVKK, encoded by the coding sequence ATGCTTTTTACAAAGGCAAGCGAATATGCTCTACTTTCACTTATTTTAATATCTCAAAAATCATCTCCAGTTGATGTTGATACGATCTCTAATGAACTTAAAATTTCAAAAAGCTTTTTAGCCAAAATTTTACAAAATCTTGCAAAAGATGGAATTTTAAAGTCGTTTAAAGGGGCAAATGGCGGTTTCGCGCTAAATAACGAACCTGAAAATTTAAGCATAAAAAAGATAATAGAGTGCGCTGAAAAACGTGAACTTAATGTCTTTGAGTGCTCATCTTCTGCAGATGGCTGCCCGTCAAATAAAGCCTCAAGCTGTCAAATTTGGTCGATGTTTAGTGGTCTTCAAAGCAAGATCGACGAGATGCTTGATGCGATCAAGCTAAGTGACATCGTTAAGAAGTAG
- the rpsO gene encoding 30S ribosomal protein S15 produces MALDSAKKAQIVAKFARKEGDTGSPEVQIALLTARITELTEHLKIFKKDFSSRLGLLKLVGQRKRLLKYLKNKDYTTYSKLISELGLRDK; encoded by the coding sequence ATGGCTTTGGATTCGGCTAAAAAAGCTCAAATAGTTGCGAAATTCGCTAGAAAAGAGGGAGATACAGGCTCTCCAGAAGTTCAAATAGCTCTTTTAACAGCTAGAATAACTGAACTTACAGAACACCTTAAAATTTTCAAAAAAGACTTTTCATCACGTTTAGGTCTTTTGAAACTAGTTGGTCAAAGAAAAAGACTTTTAAAGTATCTTAAAAATAAAGACTATACTACATATTCAAAACTAATCTCTGAGCTTGGCTTAAGAGATAAATAA
- the cmoA gene encoding carboxy-S-adenosyl-L-methionine synthase CmoA, which yields MRDEIFKEPISKQFEFDDFVASVFDDMISRSVPFYDVSSNLNAKLLAKILPKDASVCDLGCSTANSLLLLNNLRNDLVLSGVDNSEAMLANAKNKAKAYGAKIKFLLDDILKCELAGFDAVLANYTLQFIRPPKRADLVQKIYNGLNENGVFLFSEKIIFEDKKLTKSVIEIYEDYKQAQGYSRYEIAQKREALENVLVPYTEEENRNLALNAGFKRVESTFKWGNFMSFLAFK from the coding sequence ATGAGAGATGAAATTTTTAAAGAGCCTATAAGTAAGCAGTTCGAGTTTGACGACTTTGTGGCGAGCGTATTTGATGATATGATCTCGCGCTCGGTGCCATTTTACGATGTGAGCTCAAATCTAAACGCAAAACTGCTAGCTAAAATTTTGCCAAAAGATGCAAGTGTATGCGACCTTGGCTGCTCGACGGCAAATAGCTTACTTTTACTAAATAATCTTAGAAACGATCTCGTGCTAAGCGGCGTGGATAACTCTGAAGCTATGCTAGCAAATGCCAAAAACAAGGCAAAAGCTTATGGGGCAAAGATAAAATTTTTACTTGATGATATTTTAAAGTGCGAGCTAGCGGGCTTTGATGCAGTTTTAGCAAACTATACTTTGCAGTTTATTAGACCACCAAAAAGAGCTGATCTGGTGCAAAAAATTTATAACGGACTAAATGAAAATGGAGTTTTTTTGTTTAGCGAAAAGATCATCTTTGAAGATAAAAAGCTTACTAAAAGTGTCATAGAAATTTATGAAGACTACAAGCAGGCGCAAGGCTACTCACGCTACGAGATCGCTCAAAAAAGAGAGGCGCTTGAAAATGTGCTGGTGCCATACACCGAAGAAGAAAATAGAAATTTAGCCCTAAATGCTGGCTTTAAGCGAGTCGAGAGTACATTTAAATGGGGAAATTTTATGAGTTTTTTGGCGTTTAAATAA
- a CDS encoding bifunctional riboflavin kinase/FAD synthetase produces MPNFSTLLTKDNITAVAIGHFDGVHRGHKQLLKQLGEFGGLVVIDKNKANITPKLKRAEYSNYPCFLYDFDTIKGLSGEEFIALLKHDFKNLKKIVVGFDFRFGRNRAWDKHDLKRIFDGEVVVVDEVCYDGMGVHSSSIRELIRQGNIDEANRLIGREYSIEGNVIKGQGIGAKELVATLNLDVKNYLLPKDGVYATRTRIGSYTYGSVTFIGNRLSTDGNFSVETHILDEVAPKVAKHVAVCFIKRLRDNKKFNTLEELKEQIKCDINGARACVGVCDLFGNETMRYFDGYGAGI; encoded by the coding sequence ATGCCGAATTTTTCTACGCTTTTAACAAAAGATAACATCACTGCCGTTGCGATCGGGCATTTTGACGGCGTGCATAGAGGGCATAAACAGCTTTTAAAGCAGCTTGGCGAGTTTGGCGGACTTGTCGTGATCGATAAAAATAAAGCCAACATCACGCCAAAGCTAAAGCGAGCGGAGTACTCAAATTATCCTTGCTTTTTATATGATTTTGATACCATTAAAGGGCTTAGCGGTGAGGAATTTATCGCGCTGCTAAAACATGATTTTAAAAATTTAAAAAAGATCGTTGTTGGATTTGATTTTAGATTTGGCAGAAACAGAGCGTGGGACAAGCACGATCTGAAAAGAATTTTTGATGGAGAGGTGGTTGTCGTTGATGAGGTTTGTTATGACGGCATGGGCGTGCATAGCTCATCCATCAGAGAGCTGATACGCCAAGGCAACATCGATGAGGCAAACAGGCTAATAGGCAGGGAGTACTCGATCGAGGGTAACGTGATAAAAGGGCAGGGTATCGGCGCAAAAGAGCTGGTTGCCACGCTAAATTTGGATGTAAAAAATTATCTTTTGCCTAAAGACGGTGTGTACGCCACAAGAACTAGGATAGGCTCATATACCTACGGCTCGGTCACATTTATAGGCAATAGGCTTAGCACAGATGGAAATTTTAGCGTCGAGACACACATCTTAGACGAAGTCGCACCAAAAGTAGCGAAGCATGTCGCGGTTTGTTTTATAAAACGTTTGCGAGATAATAAGAAATTTAACACACTTGAAGAGCTAAAAGAACAGATCAAATGCGATATAAACGGGGCTAGAGCTTGTGTTGGAGTGTGCGATCTTTTTGGCAATGAGACAATGAGATACTTTGATGGATACGGAGCCGGCATATGA
- a CDS encoding TlyA family RNA methyltransferase encodes MRFDNYVASVLNISRNKASELIKSGKVLTNGEICTKVSSEVSEAKISLLDEIYVGRGALKLKSFLEAMKFDLAGKNALDIGSSTGGFMQILLERGVKSVTGVDVGTDQLDTSLRGDERVKIYEKTDVREFAKTHQNKFDLITCDVSFISLAEILPAICELASENSLIITLFKPQFEVGVGVKRNKKGVVTDMKAINLAMKRFEVMANSLGFKMIACKECEVKGKEGNAEFFYAFNKR; translated from the coding sequence TTGAGGTTTGATAACTACGTCGCAAGCGTTTTAAACATAAGTAGAAACAAGGCGAGCGAGCTTATAAAATCTGGCAAGGTGCTAACAAACGGCGAAATTTGCACCAAGGTTTCAAGCGAGGTTAGCGAGGCTAAAATTTCACTGCTTGATGAAATTTACGTTGGGCGAGGTGCTTTGAAGCTAAAGAGCTTTTTAGAGGCGATGAAATTTGATCTAGCAGGCAAAAACGCACTTGATATCGGCAGTTCAACTGGTGGCTTTATGCAAATTTTGCTTGAGCGTGGCGTAAAGAGCGTGACTGGCGTCGATGTTGGCACCGATCAGCTGGACACTAGCCTAAGAGGCGATGAGCGAGTAAAAATTTATGAAAAAACTGACGTCAGGGAGTTTGCCAAAACACACCAAAATAAATTTGATCTAATAACTTGTGACGTGAGCTTTATCTCTTTGGCTGAAATTTTGCCTGCCATTTGTGAGCTAGCAAGTGAGAATTCGCTCATTATCACGCTTTTTAAACCGCAGTTTGAAGTGGGTGTTGGCGTAAAACGAAATAAAAAAGGTGTCGTCACTGATATGAAAGCTATAAATTTAGCGATGAAGAGATTTGAAGTGATGGCTAATAGCTTAGGATTTAAAATGATAGCTTGCAAAGAGTGCGAAGTAAAAGGGAAAGAGGGAAATGCCGAATTTTTCTACGCTTTTAACAAAAGATAA